From the genome of Campylobacter magnus, one region includes:
- a CDS encoding DUF3972 domain-containing protein: protein MKTYLEISEFCKLVHLNRQTVDEMLARGALISKEEDGKIYIEADENSIIASGAKSTSVEKAPEQNNSILAGASFIEKTIGTILNLHEKVLDAKDETLEALKSENKFLKEALYSMQELYDEDRKTVETLNNQLKIAQDEVEFMKRKYKLMWDKTVASFAAGATEQSKQAEQSNS, encoded by the coding sequence GTGAAAACCTACCTTGAAATCAGCGAGTTTTGCAAGCTGGTTCATCTAAACCGCCAAACTGTAGATGAGATGCTCGCTCGTGGGGCTTTAATCAGCAAAGAAGAAGATGGCAAAATCTACATAGAAGCTGATGAAAATAGCATCATAGCAAGTGGAGCAAAAAGCACTAGTGTAGAAAAAGCCCCAGAACAAAATAACTCTATTTTAGCCGGTGCGAGCTTTATAGAAAAAACGATAGGCACGATACTAAACCTACATGAAAAAGTCCTAGATGCCAAGGATGAAACGCTTGAAGCTCTAAAAAGTGAAAATAAATTTCTAAAAGAAGCACTTTACTCAATGCAAGAACTTTACGATGAGGATAGAAAAACAGTAGAAACACTAAATAATCAGCTAAAAATCGCCCAAGATGAAGTGGAGTTTATGAAACGCAAATACAAACTAATGTGGGATAAAACCGTAGCAAGCTTCGCTGCTGGCGCAACAGAGCAAAGCAAACAAGCAGAACAAAGCAATAGCTAG
- a CDS encoding FAD-dependent oxidoreductase, whose protein sequence is MKENHYEVVIIGGGISGSAAAYVLARYTDIKSVAIVEKYEGLSTLNSKCTANSQTIHCGDIETNYTYEKAAVVSKKANMISKYGLQHGLNEKHMFAGQKMAIGVGDEECEKIKARYEEFKTLYPYLEFFDKETLKQIEPKIIFDRDGKERPENVVGMGSRGGQYTTVDYGAFSNSFANNAKAQEGKTCDVYLNSQVTKIANVGGKFYITTKNNLSISADFVLVDAGAHSLYLAHQMGYGLEKSCFPVAGSFYMTKQKLLNGKVYMVQNPKLPFAALHGDPDLAEGWCTRFGPTALVIPQLERYHGHVVTFLEFFKTLRLDSKVISAGFDLLKDSDIRNYILRNFLFEIPLINKSTFIKDVRKIVPSIQPDELRYASGFGGVRPQVVDKIQKKLLLGEASINECPGAIFNMTPSPGATSCLGNAKRDAIEICKYLGKSFNEDKFHAELEG, encoded by the coding sequence ATGAAAGAAAATCATTACGAAGTCGTCATCATAGGTGGCGGTATCAGTGGCTCAGCAGCAGCATATGTGCTCGCACGCTACACAGATATCAAGTCTGTTGCGATAGTGGAGAAATACGAGGGTCTCTCAACCCTAAACTCAAAATGCACCGCAAACTCTCAAACCATCCACTGCGGTGATATAGAGACAAACTACACTTACGAGAAAGCAGCAGTAGTAAGCAAAAAAGCAAATATGATTTCAAAATACGGCCTTCAACACGGTCTAAATGAAAAACACATGTTCGCTGGTCAAAAAATGGCAATAGGCGTAGGTGATGAAGAATGTGAAAAAATCAAAGCTAGATATGAAGAGTTCAAAACTCTTTATCCTTATCTAGAATTCTTTGATAAAGAAACGCTAAAGCAAATCGAGCCAAAGATTATCTTTGATAGAGATGGCAAAGAACGCCCAGAAAATGTAGTAGGTATGGGCTCAAGAGGCGGTCAATACACTACGGTTGATTATGGTGCGTTTTCAAACAGCTTTGCAAATAACGCAAAAGCGCAAGAGGGAAAAACCTGCGATGTGTATCTAAACAGCCAAGTAACAAAAATCGCAAATGTAGGCGGAAAGTTCTATATAACAACCAAAAATAATCTTAGCATAAGTGCTGATTTTGTGCTAGTAGATGCTGGTGCGCACTCACTTTACCTTGCTCATCAAATGGGCTATGGTCTAGAAAAATCATGCTTTCCAGTAGCTGGAAGTTTTTATATGACAAAGCAAAAACTGCTAAATGGTAAAGTTTATATGGTTCAAAATCCAAAACTACCATTTGCCGCACTTCATGGAGATCCAGATTTGGCTGAGGGTTGGTGTACTCGCTTTGGTCCAACAGCACTTGTTATCCCTCAGCTTGAGCGTTATCACGGACATGTGGTTACATTTTTGGAGTTTTTTAAGACCTTGCGTTTAGATTCAAAGGTTATCTCAGCTGGATTTGACCTGCTAAAAGACAGCGATATCCGCAACTATATCTTGCGCAATTTCTTGTTTGAAATTCCACTTATTAACAAAAGCACCTTTATAAAAGATGTTCGCAAAATAGTGCCTAGCATACAACCAGATGAGTTAAGATACGCTAGTGGCTTTGGTGGTGTTCGCCCTCAAGTAGTAGATAAAATCCAGAAAAAACTACTTCTTGGCGAGGCTAGTATAAACGAATGTCCAGGCGCAATCTTTAACATGACTCCAAGTCCAGGTGCTACAAGCTGTCTAGGCAACGCAAAACGCGATGCGATAGAGATTTGTAAATATCTTGGCAAGAGCTTTAATGAGGATAAATTCCACGCTGAGCTAGAGGGCTAA
- a CDS encoding M16 family metallopeptidase, translating into MKLLSTEICGYKVPLVYELDESLGLVSLRLIFKNAGKIACKIPGTAYLLARVLEEGAKGDADFYKKLEIKGIELSVQTGTESFNISLLCLKEHFAYALNMLNELLSAPKFEPECFELVKTKTLGYISASKSNLDHQAKLMLNKLIFENHPFGFSKRGDEESLAKIELSDVVSFFKENLILENLFIVLGGNAKTEELKLDFANRGEQKHFGNACIQSDLYKELKMPSEQAYIYFAAPFHVASNKHYKAKVATFILGSSGFGSRLMEEIRVKRGLAYSAYAKNTFSLYKSGVFGYLQTKNENKNEAIELVKKIFFDFTSQGIKEAELESTKNFLLGSEALAKETLFKRLSIAQYEHYMDYELGHIDRDLESIKALSLKELNAFILAHTEICSLSFAVIHG; encoded by the coding sequence ATGAAATTACTTAGCACGGAGATTTGCGGATATAAAGTTCCGCTTGTTTATGAGCTTGATGAGAGCTTAGGGCTTGTTAGTTTGCGTCTTATTTTTAAAAACGCAGGTAAAATAGCATGCAAAATCCCAGGGACTGCGTATTTGCTAGCAAGAGTGCTAGAAGAGGGCGCAAAAGGCGATGCTGATTTTTATAAAAAGCTTGAGATAAAAGGCATTGAACTCTCAGTCCAAACAGGGACTGAGAGCTTTAACATTTCGCTTTTGTGTCTTAAAGAGCATTTTGCATATGCTTTAAATATGTTAAATGAGCTTTTATCGGCTCCAAAGTTTGAGCCTGAGTGCTTTGAGCTTGTAAAGACAAAGACTCTTGGCTACATCAGCGCAAGCAAAAGCAACCTAGACCATCAAGCAAAACTCATGCTAAATAAGCTAATTTTTGAAAATCATCCTTTTGGTTTTTCTAAGCGTGGCGATGAAGAAAGCTTAGCAAAGATTGAGCTAAGCGATGTTGTGAGTTTTTTTAAAGAAAACTTAATTTTAGAAAATCTCTTTATCGTCCTTGGCGGAAACGCAAAAACTGAAGAGCTAAAACTAGATTTTGCTAATCGTGGCGAGCAAAAACACTTTGGCAATGCTTGTATACAAAGCGATCTTTATAAAGAGCTAAAAATGCCAAGCGAGCAAGCCTATATTTATTTTGCTGCGCCTTTTCATGTGGCTAGCAATAAGCATTATAAAGCTAAGGTGGCTACCTTTATCCTAGGCTCAAGTGGCTTTGGCTCTAGGCTTATGGAAGAAATCCGTGTAAAACGAGGGCTAGCATATAGTGCTTATGCCAAAAATACTTTTAGCCTTTATAAAAGCGGAGTTTTTGGCTATTTACAGACCAAAAACGAAAACAAAAATGAAGCTATAGAGTTAGTAAAAAAGATATTTTTTGATTTTACTAGCCAAGGAATTAAAGAAGCTGAGCTAGAGAGCACAAAAAACTTCTTGCTAGGCAGTGAGGCTCTAGCAAAAGAGACGCTATTTAAGCGTCTTAGTATAGCTCAGTATGAGCATTACATGGACTACGAGCTAGGTCATATAGATAGGGATTTAGAGAGCATAAAAGCACTCTCGCTAAAAGAGCTAAACGCCTTTATCTTAGCTCATACTGAGATTTGCTCGCTTTCTTTTGCGGTGATTCATGGCTAG
- a CDS encoding DEAD/DEAH box helicase: MASFEAADSSDLRLVGVSSLLDLALLLPVGFEDFSCTDEPRVGQMCNVAVNIQSQHTAARTLQITAFAPLWNAYIKIAIFNASRWHYAAFKSGKELILHGKLGEYGGFLSLQNPKILKELSGIKAYFKLGLKDERILELKAKYLNAKNLALCGLNDNEINTLLALNANDKNAKELLDNLPNNKEVLNILKFTEIYNHIRKLSSKKTIFSAQKISPNDIREWLKSLPFVPTGDQLKAIDDIKNDLKSDQAKRRVIMGDVGSGKSLVMFATALLAAPKKSIIMAPTSILAQQLYSEAKRLLPSDFSILLVQSGDKKVDFSNATLIIGTHVLLYQKLPKCAVIMIDEQHRFGSAQRHKIELLSSQGEDEKGGLARNSRIPKQNDEQNDKQEGEQILSQNYSANARAHFLQFSATPIPRTLALINSRFVSYSFLKQMPFEKQILTKIIKNTDFNALLEHIRTQIEQGKQTIIVYPLVASNERSNYTSLEEAKSFWFSRFKGVYATHGKDKEKENIVANFAQNGNILLSTTIIEVGISLPRLSTIVVVGAERLGLASLHQLRGRVGRHGGQGWCFLFTKMSTPPQRLIDFCATLDGFEVANIDYKNRQGGDILDGSIQHGATFRFYELEEDITTAAQARAQV, translated from the coding sequence ATGGCTAGCTTTGAGGCAGCTGATAGCAGTGATTTACGCCTTGTGGGCGTATCTAGCTTGCTTGATTTAGCCTTGCTTTTGCCTGTTGGTTTTGAGGATTTTAGCTGTACTGACGAGCCTAGAGTAGGGCAAATGTGCAATGTAGCTGTAAATATACAAAGCCAGCACACAGCAGCTAGAACACTGCAAATCACAGCTTTTGCTCCACTTTGGAATGCTTATATAAAAATCGCTATTTTTAATGCTAGTAGGTGGCACTACGCTGCGTTTAAAAGTGGAAAAGAGCTGATTTTACATGGCAAGCTTGGCGAATACGGCGGTTTTCTTAGCCTTCAAAACCCAAAAATTCTAAAAGAGCTAAGTGGAATTAAAGCTTATTTTAAGCTTGGCTTAAAAGATGAGAGAATTCTAGAGCTAAAAGCAAAGTATTTAAATGCTAAAAATCTAGCACTTTGTGGGCTCAATGATAATGAAATAAACACACTTTTAGCCCTAAACGCAAATGATAAAAACGCAAAAGAATTACTTGATAATTTGCCAAATAATAAAGAAGTTTTAAATATCTTAAAATTTACTGAAATCTACAATCATATCCGCAAACTAAGTTCTAAAAAGACAATTTTCTCAGCGCAAAAAATCAGCCCAAATGACATCAGAGAGTGGCTAAAAAGCCTACCTTTTGTGCCAACTGGCGACCAGCTAAAAGCTATAGATGATATCAAAAATGATCTAAAAAGCGACCAAGCCAAGCGTCGTGTGATAATGGGAGATGTAGGCAGCGGCAAAAGCCTTGTGATGTTTGCTACTGCGCTACTTGCTGCGCCAAAAAAGAGTATTATCATGGCTCCAACTAGCATTTTAGCGCAGCAACTCTACAGCGAGGCAAAAAGGCTGCTACCAAGTGATTTTTCTATTTTGCTAGTCCAAAGTGGGGATAAAAAAGTAGATTTTTCTAACGCCACGCTTATCATCGGCACACATGTGCTATTGTATCAAAAACTGCCAAAATGCGCTGTTATCATGATAGACGAACAACACCGCTTTGGCTCTGCCCAACGCCATAAAATTGAGCTTCTAAGCTCTCAAGGCGAGGATGAAAAAGGAGGCCTTGCTAGGAATTCTAGAATTCCTAAGCAAAACGATGAGCAAAACGATAAGCAAGAGGGCGAGCAGATTTTGTCGCAAAATTACAGTGCAAACGCTCGCGCGCATTTTTTACAATTTAGCGCCACGCCTATCCCACGGACTCTTGCGCTTATTAACTCGCGTTTTGTTAGCTACTCGTTTTTAAAGCAAATGCCTTTTGAAAAGCAGATTTTGACAAAAATCATCAAAAACACTGATTTTAACGCACTCTTAGAGCATATCCGCACGCAAATAGAGCAGGGCAAACAAACCATCATCGTCTATCCGCTAGTCGCATCAAATGAGCGCAGCAACTACACCAGCCTTGAAGAAGCCAAAAGCTTTTGGTTTTCTCGTTTTAAGGGCGTTTATGCCACGCACGGCAAGGATAAGGAAAAAGAAAATATTGTAGCTAATTTTGCCCAAAACGGAAATATTTTACTCTCAACCACGATTATTGAGGTAGGGATTTCTCTGCCACGCCTTAGCACCATTGTAGTAGTCGGTGCTGAGCGACTTGGTCTTGCTAGCCTTCATCAGCTGCGTGGCAGAGTGGGGCGGCATGGCGGGCAGGGTTGGTGCTTTCTTTTTACCAAGATGAGCACGCCGCCACAAAGGCTAATTGATTTTTGCGCCACGCTAGATGGCTTTGAGGTCGCAAACATCGACTACAAAAACCGCCAAGGCGGTGATATCCTTGATGGCAGCATTCAGCACGGAGCGACTTTTAGATTTTACGAGCTTGAAGAAGACATAACAACTGCGGCGCAGGCTAGAGCGCAAGTTTAG
- a CDS encoding flavodoxin domain-containing protein, whose product MAQIGIVFGSHFGRNETAGAAKYAADYIASKTGADIINATELTENFIASHEKLIFVASTHKKGELQEDFQNKLDVVKAADFSGKTLALVGLGGTANHADTFCDGLVEFLPHIRGAKLVGAYDDGGYAYKNSLAFINGKFVGLVLDVKADADWKARTDKWLESIRADFGFTY is encoded by the coding sequence ATGGCACAAATCGGTATAGTTTTTGGCAGCCACTTTGGCAGAAACGAAACTGCTGGCGCAGCAAAATACGCAGCTGATTACATCGCTAGCAAAACTGGCGCTGATATCATCAACGCAACTGAGCTTACAGAAAACTTCATTGCTAGCCACGAAAAGCTAATCTTCGTAGCCAGCACACACAAAAAAGGCGAGCTTCAAGAAGATTTCCAAAACAAACTTGATGTAGTAAAAGCAGCTGATTTTAGCGGCAAAACATTAGCACTTGTTGGACTTGGCGGTACCGCAAATCACGCCGACACATTTTGCGATGGACTAGTGGAGTTTTTGCCACATATCCGTGGCGCAAAACTAGTTGGCGCATACGATGATGGCGGCTATGCTTACAAAAACAGCCTTGCTTTTATAAACGGTAAGTTCGTTGGACTTGTCCTAGATGTAAAAGCAGATGCTGACTGGAAAGCTCGCACTGATAAATGGCTAGAGAGCATTAGAGCTGATTTTGGCTTTACTTACTAA
- the dnaB gene encoding replicative DNA helicase, whose amino-acid sequence MNETLYSLDFESSVLGAILFNPLVLSDVAEIINKDDFYSRDNSQIFKAMSDLASKGEPIDDKFITKELGAGVAQNALNDALSSSGVIDVIKYARHLKELAAKRRLLAVAQSVPQIISEKPLNDALDELSAKLYAISGGEKNTSCKTALEAATLAAAEILRRKDEGTGLLGISTGFGELDRYTNGLKNGDFVIIAARPGMGKTTFALNIVEKVLDNGIGAVFFSLEMPSEQLMFRMFSSLTSVEFGKILKGVSLSDEDIEGIQDTCEKIGSYDFYIYDSGDVTVHKVRTELRKLKEKNPNIGLCVIDYIGLMTNSSNFAERHLQIAEISRQLKLLARELEIPIIALSQLNRSLESRANKRPQLSDLRESGAIEQDADMILFVYRSDYYKEQEAKEQEAKGASEGKAVDAGFRAQSVEDAEIIIGKNRNGPTGSIKMRFDKNYSRFVGIEYEPSNDAQVIELSDES is encoded by the coding sequence ATGAACGAGACTTTATATTCACTAGATTTTGAATCATCAGTTTTGGGTGCGATTTTGTTTAATCCTTTAGTGCTTTCTGATGTGGCTGAGATTATTAACAAGGATGATTTTTACTCAAGAGATAATTCACAAATCTTTAAGGCGATGAGCGATTTGGCTAGCAAAGGCGAGCCGATCGATGATAAGTTTATCACAAAAGAGCTAGGCGCTGGCGTGGCGCAAAATGCTCTAAATGACGCTCTTTCAAGCTCTGGTGTGATCGATGTCATCAAATACGCAAGGCATCTAAAAGAACTAGCCGCCAAGCGCAGACTGCTAGCAGTGGCTCAAAGCGTGCCACAAATCATCAGCGAAAAGCCGCTAAATGACGCACTAGACGAGCTTAGCGCAAAACTATATGCAATTAGCGGTGGGGAGAAAAACACTAGCTGCAAAACAGCCCTAGAAGCAGCCACTTTAGCAGCAGCTGAGATTTTACGCAGGAAGGATGAGGGCACTGGACTGCTTGGCATCAGCACTGGTTTTGGCGAGCTAGACCGCTACACAAATGGGCTAAAAAATGGCGATTTTGTCATCATTGCCGCTCGCCCTGGTATGGGAAAGACGACTTTTGCTTTAAATATAGTAGAAAAAGTGCTTGATAATGGCATAGGCGCTGTGTTTTTCAGCCTTGAGATGCCTAGCGAACAGCTAATGTTTAGGATGTTTAGCTCGCTAACAAGCGTGGAGTTTGGCAAAATTCTAAAAGGCGTGAGTCTAAGCGATGAGGATATAGAGGGTATTCAAGACACTTGTGAAAAGATAGGAAGCTATGATTTTTACATCTATGATAGTGGCGATGTGACCGTCCACAAAGTCCGCACAGAACTACGCAAGCTAAAAGAGAAAAATCCAAATATAGGGCTTTGCGTGATTGATTATATCGGTCTTATGACAAACTCTAGCAATTTTGCCGAACGCCACCTTCAAATCGCTGAAATCTCACGCCAGCTAAAACTGCTTGCCCGTGAGCTTGAAATACCGATAATTGCGCTCTCACAGCTAAACCGCTCTTTGGAGAGCCGCGCAAACAAACGCCCGCAGCTAAGCGATCTAAGAGAATCAGGCGCAATCGAACAAGATGCTGATATGATACTTTTTGTCTACCGCAGTGACTACTATAAAGAACAAGAAGCCAAAGAACAAGAAGCCAAAGGTGCAAGCGAGGGCAAGGCAGTAGACGCTGGCTTTCGCGCACAAAGCGTAGAGGACGCTGAAATAATCATCGGCAAAAACCGCAATGGACCTACAGGGTCTATAAAAATGCGCTTTGATAAAAACTACAGCCGCTTTGTAGGCATAGAGTATGAACCAAGTAACGACGCCCAGGTCATCGAACTAAGCGATGAGAGCTAA
- the ispG gene encoding flavodoxin-dependent (E)-4-hydroxy-3-methylbut-2-enyl-diphosphate synthase, protein MTKINRYKTRQINVGGVKIGGDAKISVQSMTFSKTREIEATLEQINRLYFAGADLVRCAVFNKEDIEGLRQIKKQSPLPIVADIHFNFTYAVEVAKFVDAVRINPGNIGGKDHIKAVVDACGARNLPIRIGVNSGSLEAQFEKAHGRTPKAMVESALYNISLLEEFGFKDIAISLKASDVPTTMAAYRALRPLCEYPFHLGVTEAGTSFHASIKSAMALGGLLLEGIGDTMRVSITGELEEEIKVAKAILQDSGVQPSGVNIISCPTCGRLQSDLVAAIKQVEAACAGITKPLNISVMGCIVNALGEAKGADLAIAFGKGNGMIIKQGEVIARLKEAELVPRFLAELKAISGE, encoded by the coding sequence ATGACAAAAATAAATCGCTATAAAACTAGACAAATAAATGTAGGTGGCGTAAAAATCGGAGGCGATGCTAAAATCAGCGTCCAAAGCATGACTTTTAGCAAAACTAGAGAGATAGAAGCTACGCTAGAGCAGATTAACAGGCTGTATTTTGCTGGTGCTGATCTTGTGCGCTGCGCTGTTTTTAACAAAGAAGACATTGAAGGGCTAAGGCAGATAAAAAAGCAAAGCCCACTGCCAATTGTCGCTGATATTCACTTTAACTTCACTTACGCAGTAGAGGTGGCAAAGTTTGTAGATGCTGTGCGAATAAATCCTGGAAATATCGGCGGAAAAGACCATATAAAAGCCGTGGTGGATGCTTGTGGTGCAAGAAATCTGCCTATACGCATAGGCGTAAACTCTGGCAGTCTAGAAGCGCAGTTTGAAAAAGCTCACGGCCGCACGCCAAAGGCTATGGTTGAAAGTGCGCTATATAATATCAGCTTGCTTGAAGAGTTTGGCTTTAAAGACATCGCAATTAGCCTAAAAGCTAGCGATGTGCCTACTACGATGGCTGCATATAGGGCTCTTAGACCGCTGTGCGAGTATCCTTTTCATCTAGGTGTGACTGAGGCTGGCACTAGCTTTCATGCTAGTATAAAAAGCGCAATGGCACTTGGCGGACTACTGCTTGAGGGCATCGGCGATACGATGAGAGTGAGCATTACTGGTGAGCTAGAAGAAGAGATAAAGGTAGCAAAGGCGATTTTGCAAGACAGCGGCGTGCAGCCAAGTGGTGTAAATATCATCTCATGTCCTACTTGCGGCAGGCTTCAAAGCGATCTAGTAGCAGCGATAAAGCAGGTTGAAGCAGCCTGCGCAGGTATCACAAAGCCTCTAAATATAAGCGTTATGGGTTGCATTGTAAATGCTCTTGGCGAGGCAAAAGGGGCTGATTTAGCAATCGCCTTTGGTAAGGGAAATGGTATGATAATTAAGCAAGGAGAGGTCATCGCTAGGCTAAAAGAAGCTGAGCTTGTGCCACGCTTTTTAGCCGAGCTAAAAGCGATAAGTGGCGAGTAG
- a CDS encoding pseudouridine synthase family protein, which produces MLQAYKILAKQEGISNNEAKALIDAGVVSAKGEKIVIARALMSEKTEFKLIRIEKPKIIYEDNNIIALNKPAFAVSEKIAENLAKSDKNITLLNRLDKETSGVLLLAKNEEFRAKAIAQFKACRVKKTYYAILVGILAEDLDIDLPLSTIKTKSGAFSKIDLKNGKTAITHVSPLLCEGKKTLAKIEIETGRTHQIRVHLAHAGYGVYGDSKYAKSTAKRVFLHSYETEILGLRFRAALTKDFGAIFELPSELTR; this is translated from the coding sequence ATGCTACAAGCCTATAAAATCTTAGCCAAGCAAGAAGGCATCTCAAACAATGAAGCAAAGGCTTTAATCGATGCTGGCGTAGTAAGCGCAAAGGGCGAAAAAATCGTCATCGCTAGAGCTTTGATGAGCGAGAAAACTGAGTTTAAGCTAATCCGCATTGAAAAACCAAAGATAATTTATGAAGATAATAATATAATCGCTCTAAATAAACCAGCATTCGCTGTAAGCGAAAAAATTGCAGAAAATCTAGCAAAAAGTGATAAAAATATCACGCTTTTAAACCGCCTTGATAAAGAGACAAGCGGCGTGCTACTACTAGCTAAAAATGAAGAGTTTAGAGCTAAGGCAATTGCCCAGTTTAAAGCATGTAGGGTCAAAAAGACTTATTATGCTATTTTAGTGGGAATTTTGGCTGAGGATTTAGATATTGATTTGCCGCTTTCTACCATAAAAACCAAGAGTGGGGCGTTTAGTAAAATCGATCTAAAAAACGGCAAAACAGCCATCACTCACGTCTCGCCCTTGCTATGCGAGGGCAAAAAAACCCTAGCAAAAATCGAGATTGAAACTGGTAGAACTCATCAAATAAGAGTTCACCTAGCCCACGCAGGATACGGCGTATATGGAGATAGCAAATACGCTAAAAGCACGGCAAAAAGAGTGTTTTTACACTCTTATGAGACTGAGATTTTGGGGCTTAGATTTCGCGCAGCACTTACAAAAGACTTTGGGGCGATTTTTGAGCTGCCAAGCGAACTAACACGCTAA